The genomic DNA CACCACTTAGGGCGTATTTATACACTTAACGGGCAAAAGAGGCTCGCCATTGAATTATATCTTGAAGATCTTGATCGTTTACCAAAAAACGGATGGGCCTATCATGGTATAAAAACCGCCTATGAAGCTTTAAATGATAAAGAAAAGACTGAACATTATGAGGCTCTTTTTAAAGAAAGTTGGAAACATGCAGATTTTGAATTGTGATAATTAATGTCATCCAGAGCGAAGCGAAGAATCTCTCTATTATAGATGCTTATTTATCAATAGCATCATTTAAAAGATTCTTCAGTCGTTCCTCATTCTGAAGGACATGGCAACTAAATAACAATTAAAATAAAAAACCACCAATCTAAAATTATGTGTCATTCTGAGGAGCACTACAAGTGCGACGTGAGAATCTGTTTAATTTAAAAAGATTGCCGCAGTCGTCCCGCCTTCGCAATGACACATAATTTAGCTTTTTAGACCTTTTTTTGTTTTATCTTAAAGCAATACCTACTGAAACGTATAACTGGTTTTTACAACCTGTGTTAATCTAAAATATCCAAAAGCATAATTATCTGGAGTTGTTGTATTAATACAGTTCCCTCTTAAAGGCACTGGGGTTGTACTAAAAAGCCCTGTACCCTCAGATTGCTCGATAAGAATTCCTACATAATTCGAGTATGCTTCAGAAATACCAAAAAATGAAATATCTATGATATCTCCAGGTCTGAAAGCCTCAATTTCATCTGTGTCCTCATCTTCTTCTTCTTCATGCCACCAAGAGATTTCCCTACCATTAGAAAACTCATCATCGCCATCTTCCAGTACTGGTAATAAGTCTCCACGCCTTTGAAACTTAAATAAATAATAATTTTCTTCTGCCTCCGGATCTGTAAAAAACACATTCACTTCTAATTCTTCATCATCAAAACCACCTTCTATTGACTGTGTAATATGGTCAATATCTACAACCGATGTTAATGTTTCATTTGCGGTATAAGTTTCACCATTATAAATAACTTCTAAGGTATAAGATTGGTTAACTATAGGCTCAAAATTGGTAATTACATATTCGCCATTACCTTGATGTGTGAAAATAAATTCAGTGCCATCATCATCATTAGTAACTTTAACAGAAGCATTCGCAACACTTGTATTAGTGGTTGTATCAAAATAAGGTGTTGATTCACTTAACTTTATAGTTTGATCGCTTCCTGTAGTTCCTTTTTCCCAATCAAGAGAGGCTTCAATAACTAATCTGCTAGGGGCAGTTTGTACCTCTACGTCTATGACATCTTCACATGATGCTAATGACATCACTAAAAAAAGTATGGTTAATTTAAGATATGTATTCATTTTGTTAAAATTTAAAGTTATAAGTTATAGCTGGCATCATGCCAAAAATAGACGTTCTGGTTGCCTCATTAATACCCAAATCTTCATTTTGAGTAAAAGAAATTGAAGCTGCATTTTTTCGACCATAGGCATTATAAATACCGAACACCCATTCTCCTTTCCATCGATTACCAGGTTTTCTGTTAGGCTTGTAGGTTGCTGAAATATCCAATCTGTGATAAGCAGGTAATCGATCGGAGTTTCTAGCAGCAAAACTAGCTATAGATTGTCCTTCATATTGATATTGCCCATTAGGGTACGTTACTGGCCTTCCTGTTTGAAAAACCATATTACTACTAAATGTCCATTTGTCATTTAACTCGTAAGCTCCAGTAATTGAAAAATCATGGGTTCTATCAAAAGCTGAATTATACCAATCACCATTATTTATTCCTGGACCCCCGGCATTTCCTCCCAAAGTTCTTTGCTCTGCTTTCGATAAAGTATATGAAATCCATCCTGTAAACCTGCCTTCATTTTTACGTAATAAAAGCTCCAAACCATAAGCTCTGGCTTCTCCGTTTAAAATCTCTGTTTCTATATTGTTAGTACCTATTAAATCAGATCCATCAATGTAATCTATTCTATTATCTGTTGTTTTATAATACCCTTCAACTTCTAGCGAATACTTTTTATCATTAAAGTTTCTAAAATACCCAATTGCATATTGATCAGATAATTGAGGTTTAATAAACTTTCCACTGGTAGTCCACACATCCAAAGGTGTTACCGAAGTTGTATTTGATAATAAATGAATGTATTGAGCAGATCTTGAATATCCTGCTTTTACAGAAGATGATTCGTTTAATTGATATGCTAAAGACGCTCTAGGTTCTATATTTCCAAAGTTTTTAATGCTTTCTCCTTTATCATAAGCGGTCTCTCCTATTGCTGTACCACGCTCATAAATTCCCAACAGACTATTATAAACGACAGGTTGATTGTTAGCATAGTCTGTCATTGACTGACCTCCTAAACGACTAAAAGCACTATATCTTAATCCATATTGCACGGTTAATTTATCCGTTAGCTTATGCTCAGCATTAACATATAAACCACTTTCAAATGCTTTTTTTCTATCTAGTGATAAAGGGTTTATAGCTGATGTTTCCGAAGTTGGACGCACTTGGCCAGGATCAAAATCATAATAAATTCCACTGACTCCAAAATCTAATTTAAACTTATCATTAGCATAATATTTAAGATCATACTTTACATTATAATTATTAATTGAAGACACCCAATCAAATTCTTCGGTAGTAATTTCCAAATCGTAATCATACTTACTGTAAATTAAAGATAAGTTAGAAAATAAACGATCATTAAAAATATGATTCCATCTTAAATTACCTGAAGCATTACCATAACTGCTAGAAAAACTTTTACCAAACTTAAAAGAATCCCTACCAAAATACCCAGACAGATATAGCTTGTTTTTATCGTTTAATTTATAATTTGTTTTAAGGTTTAAATCGTAAAACCCAACTCTATTCTTTTCGTCTGCAGCCGCTAAAAACACGTTAATATAAGAACTTCTTCCTGCCACTAAAAAAGAGCCTTTGTCATTAAACACAGGGCCTTCAACAGCTAACCTACTGGAAATTAAACCAATCCCACCCGTAAGCGCAAAGTTTTTACTATTTCCATCTTTTTGACGTACGTCTAATACTGACGATGTTCTACCTCCAAAACGAGCAGGTATTCCGCCTTTGTACAATTTAATATCCTTAATGGCATCTGCATTAAATACAGAAAAGAAACCTAGCATATGCGAGGTATTGTATATAATCGCTTCATCTAATAATACCAGGTTTTGATCTACAGCACCACCTCTTACATGAAATCCGCTACTGCCTTCACCATTTTTAGTAACCCCAGGGAGCATTTGTAACGATTTTACAACATCTACTTCTCCAAAAACCACCGGCATTTGCTTTACTGTTTTTATATTCAATTTAGAAACACTCATTTCTGGTTTCTTAAGACTTACCCGTTCGCTTTCTTCTGCAACGACGACAACTTCATCTAATTGAGTTGATTCTTCATGCATTTCAAAATTTACTTTTTGGTTCTGATCCAAAGTTATTTCTTGACGCATATTTTCGAATCCCATGTAAGAAACAATTAAAGTATAAGTGCCTTTTGGAGCAGTAATGGAAAAGAATCCATACTCATTACTAATGGACCCTATACTGGTTCCTTTTAAAAATACTGATGCTCCAAAAGCAGTTTCTCCATTTTTTGCCTCTTTAATTATACCACTGACAGTATAATTTTCCTGAGCCGATAAAACTGCGGAAAACAACATAAATAATACTAATAGATTTTTCATTCGTTTTTGATTAATGATTGATATGATTAATGATTAAGTGATTTTTAATTCGTTTTTAAACGCATTCTTTTTGTATTTAATATCTGATGCTTTCCTTTTTGATGATGTTTTTGTATTCCAACCAAAACCTAAAAGAGGGTTTAAGGATTTTATTGATTGATTTTTGTGAATATTTTTCATTGTTTTTTGATTGATTACTCGTTTTTTGATTGTTATATATTTCAATATTTCCTCACGTCTTACCTATTGACATTCAAAAAAGCAAAAGGTTGCATGTATAGATCTTTTTTTAATTTTTTTATAGAAATCTTATGATTTAAACATATCTGGAATTTTAAATCTGCCGGTTTAGACATTCTAACTCTTTTCGATGTTTGTAACACTTTGTAATCGTGCCATTGTTGTCCATGGCTTACTTTTATAAAATAGAACCTCTTCTGTAAAGACGAACTATTTCATAAATCTTCCATAAAGATGTGACGGATTTGAAAAATAAAAGGGCAAGCTTACCAGGGAAACAAAAATAAAGGTGCGTGCCTACAAGGAAAGATTAATAAATATCTGATTAAAATAAAATTAAGCGACGCTTAATGAATTGATTCCAAAAATGGCCATAAAAAAAGCGAACTCAATAAGTTCGCTTTTCTTTTATTATTATAATACTTTAATACTATATATGCAAAGCTCTATCATCGGTAGCCGCCAAAGCTGCTTCTTTAATAGCTTCTGTAAATGTAGGATGTGCATGAGACATACGTGATACATCTTCTGCAGATGCTCTATATTCCATAGCCACAACAGCTTCTGCAATCATATCTGCAGCTCGCGCACCTACCATATGCACGCCTAAAATTTCATCTGTTGTTTTATCTGCAAGAATTTTTACAAATCCATCTAAATCCATACTCGCTCTACTTCTACCTAAAGCACGCATTGGGAATTGTCCTTTTTTATAGTCTACACCAGCTTCTTTAAGTTGTTCTTCTGTTTTTCCAACAGTAGCAACCTCTGGCCATGTATACACAACTCCTGGGATTAAATTATAATCTATATGTGGTTTTTGTCCAGCTATAGTTTCTGCTACAAAAACACCTTCTTCTTCAGCTTTATGTGCTAACATGGCTCCTTTTACAACATCTCCAATCGCATAAATATTAGAGGCACTTGTTTGTAAATGGTCATTTACTTCAACTTGTCCTCTATCATTTAGTTTTACACCAGCAGCTTCTGCGTTTAAGCCATCTGTATAAGGACGACGTCCCACAGAAACTAAACAATAATCTCCTTTAAATTCTACTTCTTCCCCTTTTTTATTATCTGCTTTCACAATAACGTCATCACCAACACGCTCTACAGATTTTACTTTGTGAGAAGCATTAATTTTGAATTTCTGTTTCTTTAAAACTTTATTAAGTTCTTTGGAGAGTCCCGCATCCATCGTTGGAATAATACGATCCATGTATTCTACAACAGAAACTTCAGCCCCTAACCTTTTATAAACCTGACCAAGTTCTAAACCTATAACACCACCACCAATAACAATTAAATGCTTTGGTATTTCTTTGAGTTTTAAAGCTTCTGTTGATGTTATAACACGCTCTTTGTCAATATTTATAAATGGTAAACTTGAAGGTTTACTTCCAGTCGCAATAATTGTATTTTTTGCTTCTATTTCTGTAATTTCTTCTCCAGAGATTGTAATATGGGTCGCGTCTTTAAAACTTCCTAAACCTTGATAAACATCAATATTGTTTTTCTTCATTAAGAAATCAATACCACCAGTAGTCTGATCAACCACAGCCTGCTTACGAGCAATCATTTTTTCTAAATTCACCTTAATATCTCCTGGTATTTCTATACCGTGTTCTTCAAAATGCTTTACAGCATCTTCATAATGATGTGAAGAATCTAAAAGTGCTTTACTTGGTATACAACCCACATTTAAACAAGTACCTCCAAGCGTAGAATACTTTTCTATAATGGCAGTTTTCATTCCTAATTGTGCACAACGGATCGCTGCTACATATCCTCCAGGCCCTGAACCAATTACGGCTACATCGTATGAATTCATAAAATATATTTGATGTTTTTATTAAAAAATTAAAAACAAAAATACGAATGTTTTATGGGTAGACAATAAAAAAACGTGTTTAATAAAGTGGGATTCTTGTTTCTTTTAACCCTAAAGAAATTAAGTACTCTTTAACTTCTAAAGCCTCGTCCCCACCTTTTTTGGCATGGTGTAGTAAAGTAAAACCATGAGGGCCTTTTGCGTTAATCAAGCTAGGGGAAAATTCAATCATAGATTTTAAAATATCCATTTTACCAAATAGTGCTGCTGTAAAAATATTAGCCTGAGCGCCTTTGTCTAAAAAGTATTGCACAATGTCTTTATTCCCTACATGGCTTGCGGCTCCCAACCCTGTTTCAAAATCACCTGCCCCCCAATCATGAGCTGCATTAAGAAGTGTTGGATGCTCTTCAAGTAGCTCTTTAACCATATCAAACTTACCATGTGAAACCCTTACAAATTCTTCAACCAATGCTTTGTTTAATTGAGGTTCTTGTTGTGGTTTACTAAAAGAAAGCAATGGTAATATTGGAATGATTAAAGAAGTTATTCCAACTGACTTAATAAATTGATGGCGATTCATAATTTGGTTGATTTTTTAATAAAACTATGAAGAATAATTTAATAAACGAGAGTGTTTAACACCTTTTTATATTAAACAATCATTCTTATGAATCCCATAAAATCATCCCTTCTCCTTAATATCA from Flavivirga abyssicola includes the following:
- a CDS encoding DUF4249 domain-containing protein, whose product is MNTYLKLTILFLVMSLASCEDVIDVEVQTAPSRLVIEASLDWEKGTTGSDQTIKLSESTPYFDTTTNTSVANASVKVTNDDDGTEFIFTHQGNGEYVITNFEPIVNQSYTLEVIYNGETYTANETLTSVVDIDHITQSIEGGFDDEELEVNVFFTDPEAEENYYLFKFQRRGDLLPVLEDGDDEFSNGREISWWHEEEEDEDTDEIEAFRPGDIIDISFFGISEAYSNYVGILIEQSEGTGLFSTTPVPLRGNCINTTTPDNYAFGYFRLTQVVKTSYTFQ
- a CDS encoding TonB-dependent receptor gives rise to the protein MKNLLVLFMLFSAVLSAQENYTVSGIIKEAKNGETAFGASVFLKGTSIGSISNEYGFFSITAPKGTYTLIVSYMGFENMRQEITLDQNQKVNFEMHEESTQLDEVVVVAEESERVSLKKPEMSVSKLNIKTVKQMPVVFGEVDVVKSLQMLPGVTKNGEGSSGFHVRGGAVDQNLVLLDEAIIYNTSHMLGFFSVFNADAIKDIKLYKGGIPARFGGRTSSVLDVRQKDGNSKNFALTGGIGLISSRLAVEGPVFNDKGSFLVAGRSSYINVFLAAADEKNRVGFYDLNLKTNYKLNDKNKLYLSGYFGRDSFKFGKSFSSSYGNASGNLRWNHIFNDRLFSNLSLIYSKYDYDLEITTEEFDWVSSINNYNVKYDLKYYANDKFKLDFGVSGIYYDFDPGQVRPTSETSAINPLSLDRKKAFESGLYVNAEHKLTDKLTVQYGLRYSAFSRLGGQSMTDYANNQPVVYNSLLGIYERGTAIGETAYDKGESIKNFGNIEPRASLAYQLNESSSVKAGYSRSAQYIHLLSNTTSVTPLDVWTTSGKFIKPQLSDQYAIGYFRNFNDKKYSLEVEGYYKTTDNRIDYIDGSDLIGTNNIETEILNGEARAYGLELLLRKNEGRFTGWISYTLSKAEQRTLGGNAGGPGINNGDWYNSAFDRTHDFSITGAYELNDKWTFSSNMVFQTGRPVTYPNGQYQYEGQSIASFAARNSDRLPAYHRLDISATYKPNRKPGNRWKGEWVFGIYNAYGRKNAASISFTQNEDLGINEATRTSIFGMMPAITYNFKF
- the lpdA gene encoding dihydrolipoyl dehydrogenase; translation: MNSYDVAVIGSGPGGYVAAIRCAQLGMKTAIIEKYSTLGGTCLNVGCIPSKALLDSSHHYEDAVKHFEEHGIEIPGDIKVNLEKMIARKQAVVDQTTGGIDFLMKKNNIDVYQGLGSFKDATHITISGEEITEIEAKNTIIATGSKPSSLPFINIDKERVITSTEALKLKEIPKHLIVIGGGVIGLELGQVYKRLGAEVSVVEYMDRIIPTMDAGLSKELNKVLKKQKFKINASHKVKSVERVGDDVIVKADNKKGEEVEFKGDYCLVSVGRRPYTDGLNAEAAGVKLNDRGQVEVNDHLQTSASNIYAIGDVVKGAMLAHKAEEEGVFVAETIAGQKPHIDYNLIPGVVYTWPEVATVGKTEEQLKEAGVDYKKGQFPMRALGRSRASMDLDGFVKILADKTTDEILGVHMVGARAADMIAEAVVAMEYRASAEDVSRMSHAHPTFTEAIKEAALAATDDRALHI
- a CDS encoding ankyrin repeat domain-containing protein encodes the protein MNRHQFIKSVGITSLIIPILPLLSFSKPQQEPQLNKALVEEFVRVSHGKFDMVKELLEEHPTLLNAAHDWGAGDFETGLGAASHVGNKDIVQYFLDKGAQANIFTAALFGKMDILKSMIEFSPSLINAKGPHGFTLLHHAKKGGDEALEVKEYLISLGLKETRIPLY